In Actinomycetota bacterium, the following are encoded in one genomic region:
- the pepN gene encoding aminopeptidase N has translation MSSQNISRAEAQQRSATVQAVSYAVGLDLTTGPDTFRSTTTVHFTAPAGGSTWIDLLAPVVHSVTLNGRTLDPAAAYDGARLALSDLTEHNELVVEADCAYMRTGEGLHRFVDPVDDEVYLYTQFESADARRVYACFEQPDQKATFALTVIAPDHWQVVSNSPTPQPVDVGAGRAQWAFAATPRISTYITALVAGPYHVVRDSYDGLAGTYPLGVFCRASLAPHLDADEILLLTKQGFAFFEQAFATPYPFGKYDQLFVPEFNAGAMENAGCVTFLEDYVFRSRVTDAAYEQRANTILHEMAHMWFGDLVTMRWWDDLWLNESFAEWAAHHASVAATRFTDAWTTFANQRKAWAYRQDQLPSTHPIAADMVDLDAVRVNFDGITYAKGAAALRQLVAWVGEKEFFDGLRAYFARHAWGNTSLADLLTELEAASGRELGDWTRQWLQTSGVNLLRPAVTVADDGTYAAVSIEQEPPAVPEGVAPTLRSHRIALGLYDKQGASLVRTRRIELDVTGAHTSVDELVGAAVPDLLLVNDDDLSFAKVRLDDRSLATATAGLGSIESSLARAIIWGAAWDMVRDAEISTGAYLTLALSGLPVETDIGVVQQTVRQVKTAIDLYAAAAHREAYRDRLAAALLQLARDAAAGSDHQLAFVRGFVSAASTADHLDVVSGLLTGAVTLDGLAVDTDLRWTVLQRLCATGRADASDIDSELARDDTATGRRQAAQARAGRPTSSAKADAWAAVVDSDDLPNALLTATVVGFNQPDQRDLLEPYASAYFQALPEVWRTRTAETAQVITIGLYPTLIATPQTVALTDEALAAGDLGPAAARLVAEGRDGVVRALRCQAADAS, from the coding sequence GTGAGCAGCCAGAACATCAGCCGGGCCGAGGCCCAACAGCGTTCGGCGACGGTCCAGGCGGTCTCGTACGCCGTCGGGCTCGACCTGACGACCGGCCCCGACACCTTCCGCAGCACGACCACCGTCCACTTCACCGCGCCAGCCGGCGGCTCGACCTGGATCGACCTGCTCGCCCCCGTCGTGCACTCGGTGACGCTCAACGGTCGGACCCTGGACCCGGCCGCGGCGTACGACGGGGCCCGCCTCGCACTGTCGGACCTGACCGAGCACAACGAGCTGGTCGTCGAAGCCGACTGCGCCTACATGCGGACCGGCGAGGGCCTGCACCGGTTCGTCGATCCGGTCGACGACGAGGTGTACCTCTACACCCAGTTCGAGTCGGCGGACGCCCGGCGGGTTTACGCCTGCTTCGAACAGCCGGACCAGAAGGCGACGTTCGCGCTGACCGTGATCGCGCCGGACCACTGGCAGGTCGTGTCGAACTCGCCGACGCCGCAGCCGGTCGACGTGGGCGCCGGCCGCGCGCAGTGGGCTTTCGCTGCGACGCCGCGGATCTCGACGTACATCACGGCGCTGGTCGCCGGGCCGTACCACGTGGTGCGCGACTCCTACGACGGCCTGGCCGGCACCTACCCGCTCGGGGTCTTCTGCCGCGCGTCCCTGGCGCCACATCTGGACGCCGACGAGATCCTGCTGCTGACCAAGCAGGGTTTCGCGTTCTTCGAGCAGGCGTTCGCCACCCCCTACCCGTTCGGCAAGTACGACCAGCTGTTCGTCCCGGAGTTCAACGCCGGCGCCATGGAGAACGCCGGCTGCGTGACGTTCCTGGAGGACTACGTCTTCCGCTCCCGGGTGACCGACGCGGCGTACGAGCAGCGCGCCAACACGATCCTGCACGAGATGGCCCACATGTGGTTCGGCGACCTGGTCACCATGCGGTGGTGGGACGACCTGTGGCTCAACGAGTCCTTCGCCGAGTGGGCCGCCCACCACGCCAGCGTGGCGGCGACCCGTTTCACCGACGCGTGGACCACGTTCGCCAATCAGCGCAAGGCGTGGGCGTACCGCCAGGACCAGTTGCCCTCGACCCACCCGATCGCCGCGGACATGGTCGACCTCGACGCCGTGCGGGTGAACTTCGACGGCATCACCTACGCGAAGGGTGCCGCGGCCCTGCGGCAACTGGTCGCCTGGGTCGGGGAGAAGGAGTTCTTCGACGGCCTGCGGGCCTACTTCGCCCGGCACGCCTGGGGCAACACGAGTCTGGCCGATCTGCTCACCGAACTCGAGGCCGCGTCCGGCCGCGAGCTGGGCGACTGGACCCGGCAGTGGCTGCAGACCTCCGGGGTGAACCTGCTGCGGCCGGCGGTCACCGTCGCCGACGACGGGACGTACGCCGCGGTCTCCATCGAGCAGGAGCCGCCGGCGGTGCCGGAAGGCGTTGCCCCCACCCTGCGTTCGCACCGGATCGCCTTGGGGCTGTACGACAAGCAGGGCGCGTCCCTGGTCCGTACCCGCCGGATCGAGCTGGACGTGACCGGAGCACACACCAGCGTCGACGAGCTCGTAGGCGCCGCCGTACCGGACCTGCTGCTGGTCAACGACGACGACCTGAGCTTCGCCAAGGTGCGGCTCGACGACCGGTCGCTGGCAACGGCGACCGCCGGACTGGGGTCGATCGAATCGTCGTTGGCCCGAGCCATCATCTGGGGGGCCGCCTGGGACATGGTGCGCGACGCGGAGATCTCCACCGGCGCCTACCTCACCCTGGCGCTGTCCGGTCTGCCGGTCGAGACCGACATCGGCGTGGTGCAGCAGACCGTGCGGCAGGTCAAGACCGCCATCGACCTATACGCCGCCGCAGCGCATCGCGAGGCCTACCGCGACCGGCTGGCCGCGGCCCTGCTGCAGCTAGCTCGCGACGCGGCGGCGGGGTCCGACCACCAGCTGGCGTTCGTGCGGGGATTCGTGTCCGCTGCCAGCACCGCCGACCACCTCGACGTCGTCAGCGGCCTGCTCACCGGAGCCGTCACGCTCGACGGACTCGCCGTCGACACCGACCTGCGATGGACTGTGCTGCAACGACTCTGTGCGACCGGCCGAGCCGACGCCAGCGACATCGACAGCGAACTGGCACGCGACGACACGGCCACCGGACGGCGCCAGGCCGCTCAGGCGCGCGCCGGCCGGCCGACGAGCAGCGCGAAGGCCGACGCCTGGGCGGCCGTCGTCGACTCCGACGATCTGCCCAATGCCCTGCTGACCGCCACGGTGGTCGGGTTCAACCAGCCGGACCAGCGCGACCTGTTGGAGCCGTACGCCTCGGCGTACTTCCAGGCGCTGCCCGAGGTCTGGCGTACCAGGACGGCCGAGACCGCCCAGGTCATCACGATCGGGCTGTACCCGACGCTCATCGCGACCCCGCAGACCGTGGCGCTCACCGACGAGGCGCTTGCTGCGGGCGACCTCGGTCCCGCCGCTGCCCGGCTGGTCGCCGAGGGTCGCGACGGGGTGGTCCGGGCGTTGCGCTGCCAGGCCGCGGACGCGTCCTGA
- the glgX gene encoding glycogen debranching enzyme GlgX codes for MVQLWPGTPYPLGATYDGAGTNFAIFSSVADRVELCLFDPAGKETRAELTEKDAEVWHAYLPGVQPGQRYGFRVHGPYDPSAGHRCNPTKLLLDPYAKAIDGDTATDEACYGYQWADPDERNDLDSAPYVPKSVVINPFFDWADDRPPRTPYHDTVIYEAHVKGLTARHPRIPAELRGSYAALAHPAMIEHYRRIGVTAIELMPVHQFMQDTHLLQRGLRNYWGYNTIGFFAPHGAYSAWGSDGEQVGEFKAMVRELHKAGLEVILDVVYNHTAEGNELGPTLSMRGIDNASYYRLVETDRQHYYDTTGTGNSLLMRHPHVLQLIMDSLRYWVLEMHVDGFRFDLAATLARQFHEVDRLSAFFDLVQQDPIVSQVKLIAEPWDLGDGGYQVGGFPPLWTEWNGLYRDTVRDFWRGEPGSLPDFASRITGSSDLYESSGRRPSASVNFVTAHDGFTLRDLVSYNEKHNDANGEQNRDGENHNRSWNSGVEGDTDDEEVLTLRRRRQRNLVATLLLSQGVPMLLHGDEMGRTQRGNNNAYCQDDEISWVDWSPASVDGGLLSFVHQVVALRAQHPVFRRRRFFQGEDVRGDVDADIAWLRPDGKPVSDDDWGSGFARSIAMYLNGAALPDVDSRGEPIVDDSFLLLFNAHHEAVGFRLPYGVGSRWSIVLDTTLEPGTQRPGRPLRGGRVLQVVGRALVVLRREA; via the coding sequence ATGGTGCAGCTGTGGCCAGGCACGCCCTACCCCCTGGGCGCCACGTACGACGGCGCCGGGACGAACTTTGCGATCTTCTCGTCCGTCGCCGACCGGGTGGAGTTGTGCCTGTTCGATCCCGCCGGCAAGGAGACCAGGGCAGAGCTGACGGAGAAGGACGCCGAGGTGTGGCACGCCTATCTGCCCGGCGTGCAGCCCGGACAGCGCTACGGATTTCGCGTCCACGGTCCGTACGACCCGTCAGCGGGCCACCGCTGCAATCCGACGAAACTGCTGCTGGACCCGTACGCCAAGGCCATCGACGGCGACACCGCGACCGACGAGGCCTGTTACGGCTACCAATGGGCCGACCCGGACGAGCGCAACGACCTGGACTCGGCGCCGTACGTCCCGAAGTCCGTGGTCATCAACCCCTTCTTCGACTGGGCCGACGACCGGCCCCCTCGCACTCCGTACCACGACACCGTGATCTACGAGGCACACGTCAAGGGCCTGACGGCGCGGCATCCGCGGATCCCCGCCGAACTCCGGGGCAGCTACGCCGCGCTCGCCCATCCGGCGATGATCGAGCACTACCGACGCATCGGGGTCACCGCGATCGAATTGATGCCGGTGCACCAGTTCATGCAGGACACGCACCTGCTGCAGCGTGGCCTGCGCAACTACTGGGGATACAACACGATCGGCTTCTTCGCCCCGCACGGCGCGTACTCGGCCTGGGGGTCTGACGGCGAGCAGGTCGGCGAGTTCAAGGCGATGGTGCGCGAACTGCACAAGGCCGGCCTGGAAGTCATCCTCGACGTGGTCTACAACCACACGGCGGAGGGCAACGAGTTGGGCCCGACGCTGTCCATGCGCGGTATCGACAACGCTTCCTACTACCGGCTGGTGGAGACCGATCGCCAGCACTACTACGACACCACCGGGACCGGCAACAGCCTGCTCATGCGCCATCCCCATGTGCTGCAGCTGATTATGGATTCGCTGCGCTACTGGGTCCTGGAGATGCACGTCGACGGCTTCCGGTTCGACCTGGCCGCGACCCTGGCCCGGCAGTTCCACGAGGTCGACCGGCTCAGTGCCTTCTTCGACTTGGTGCAGCAGGATCCGATCGTGTCGCAGGTGAAGTTGATCGCCGAGCCGTGGGACCTCGGCGACGGTGGATACCAGGTCGGTGGCTTTCCGCCGCTGTGGACCGAGTGGAACGGCCTCTACCGCGACACCGTGCGTGACTTCTGGCGCGGCGAGCCGGGTTCGTTGCCGGACTTCGCCTCCCGGATCACCGGGTCGTCCGATCTGTACGAGAGCAGCGGTCGGCGGCCGAGTGCGTCGGTGAACTTCGTCACCGCCCACGACGGGTTCACGCTACGAGACCTGGTGAGCTACAACGAGAAGCACAACGACGCCAACGGCGAGCAGAATCGGGACGGCGAGAACCACAACCGTTCGTGGAACAGCGGTGTCGAAGGGGACACCGACGACGAGGAGGTCCTGACGCTGCGGCGGCGCCGGCAGCGCAACCTCGTGGCCACCTTGCTGCTGAGCCAGGGCGTGCCGATGCTGCTGCACGGCGACGAGATGGGCCGCACGCAGCGCGGCAACAACAACGCGTACTGCCAGGACGACGAGATCAGCTGGGTCGACTGGAGTCCGGCGTCGGTCGACGGGGGGCTGCTTTCCTTCGTGCATCAGGTGGTCGCGCTGCGTGCGCAGCATCCGGTCTTCCGGCGGCGCCGCTTCTTCCAGGGAGAGGACGTGCGCGGCGACGTCGACGCCGACATCGCGTGGCTGCGGCCCGACGGCAAGCCGGTCAGTGACGATGACTGGGGCAGCGGGTTCGCCCGGTCGATCGCGATGTACCTCAACGGTGCCGCGCTCCCGGATGTCGACTCGCGTGGCGAGCCCATCGTGGACGATTCGTTCCTGTTGCTGTTCAACGCCCACCACGAGGCGGTGGGTTTCCGGCTGCCGTACGGCGTGGGCTCTCGCTGGTCGATCGTGCTGGACACGACGCTGGAGCCCGGGACGCAGCGGCCGGGGCGGCCGCTGCGGGGCGGGCGCGTCCTGCAGGTCGTCGGCCGAGCTCTGGTGGTCCTGCGCCGTGAGGCGTGA
- a CDS encoding ribose-5-phosphate isomerase — protein MWIHIGSDHAGFALREAIAAHLAGLGHEVVDHGPYTFDPDDDYPSYCIATAAAVLADTDSLGFVIGGSGNGEQIAANRVRGIRAALVWSVETAQLAREHNDAQIAAIGARMHDVPTALTFVDAFVDTPFSKGERHRRRIAQLDAYEATH, from the coding sequence ATGTGGATCCATATCGGCAGCGACCACGCCGGATTCGCGCTGCGGGAAGCCATTGCGGCGCATCTGGCGGGGCTGGGACACGAGGTTGTCGACCATGGGCCCTACACGTTCGACCCGGACGACGACTACCCGTCGTACTGCATCGCCACGGCTGCGGCGGTGCTCGCCGACACCGACAGCCTCGGGTTCGTGATCGGCGGATCGGGCAACGGGGAGCAGATCGCGGCCAACCGCGTCCGGGGCATCCGGGCCGCCCTCGTGTGGAGTGTCGAGACCGCCCAGTTGGCGCGCGAGCACAACGACGCGCAGATCGCCGCGATCGGGGCCCGCATGCACGACGTCCCCACGGCGCTGACGTTCGTGGACGCCTTCGTGGACACGCCGTTCAGCAAGGGCGAGCGGCATCGCCGCCGGATCGCGCAGCTCGACGCCTACGAGGCCACTCACTGA
- a CDS encoding PHP domain-containing protein, whose translation MDPVQALEQVAFLLERELASTYKVRAFRQAARVLGDLDPDELRRRIDSGTLTGLAGIGPATAAVAMEAAGGELPSYLRELQQRAPAELAPGGGPLLRQVLGDLHTHSDWSDGGSSIEQMARTAQALGRQYVALTDHSPRLTVARGLDPERLRRQLDVVAALNESLAPFRILTGIEVDIREDGSLDQTPELLARVDVVVASVHSKLRMAADAMTERMVRAVANPHTDVLGHCTGRLIRGRGRPESTFDAAIVFEACRRFDVAVEINSRPERLDPPRRLLRQAVEAGCLVSIDTDAHAPGQLDWLGYGCQRAVECAVPADRIVTTWPVHQVLAWTGRAS comes from the coding sequence GTGGATCCCGTGCAGGCCCTGGAGCAGGTCGCCTTCCTGCTGGAACGGGAACTGGCCTCGACGTACAAGGTGCGCGCGTTCCGCCAGGCGGCCCGGGTGCTCGGTGATCTGGACCCCGACGAACTGCGGCGGCGGATCGACTCCGGGACGCTGACCGGCCTCGCCGGTATCGGTCCGGCGACCGCCGCGGTGGCCATGGAGGCCGCCGGCGGCGAGCTCCCTTCGTACCTCCGTGAGCTGCAGCAACGCGCGCCCGCGGAGCTGGCCCCGGGCGGTGGCCCGCTGCTGCGGCAGGTGCTTGGCGACCTGCACACCCACTCGGACTGGTCGGACGGCGGGTCGTCGATCGAGCAGATGGCTCGCACCGCGCAGGCGCTGGGCCGGCAGTACGTCGCCCTCACCGACCACTCGCCGCGGCTGACCGTCGCCCGGGGTCTGGATCCCGAGCGGCTGCGTCGCCAGCTGGACGTGGTGGCCGCGCTCAACGAATCGCTGGCGCCGTTCCGGATCCTGACCGGCATCGAAGTCGACATCCGCGAGGACGGCAGCCTGGATCAGACGCCGGAGTTGCTGGCCCGGGTGGACGTGGTCGTCGCCTCGGTCCACTCGAAACTGCGGATGGCTGCTGACGCCATGACCGAGCGGATGGTCCGAGCCGTCGCGAACCCGCACACCGACGTCCTGGGCCACTGCACCGGCCGGTTGATCCGGGGCAGGGGCCGGCCGGAGAGCACCTTCGATGCGGCGATCGTGTTCGAGGCCTGCCGGCGGTTCGACGTCGCCGTGGAGATCAACTCCCGGCCGGAGCGGTTGGACCCGCCGCGTCGGCTGCTGCGCCAGGCCGTCGAGGCCGGTTGTCTGGTGAGTATCGACACCGATGCGCACGCGCCGGGTCAGCTGGACTGGCTCGGCTACGGGTGCCAACGGGCGGTGGAATGTGCGGTACCGGCCGATCGGATCGTGACGACGTGGCCGGTTCACCAGGTGCTGGCGTGGACCGGGCGGGCGTCGTGA
- a CDS encoding DUF2237 family protein: MVERNVLGGTLQPCGNDPVTGFYRDGTCRTGTDDLGSHTVCAVVTAEFLEHSRSVGNDLSTPRPEFGFPGLRPGDRWCVVALRWRLAAAAGAPTPVVLAATHERALQVVPLAELRAHAVDVPDDPGALLR, translated from the coding sequence GTGGTCGAGCGCAACGTCCTGGGCGGAACGCTGCAACCGTGTGGCAACGACCCCGTCACGGGCTTCTACCGGGACGGGACGTGCCGGACCGGCACCGACGACCTCGGCAGCCACACCGTCTGCGCGGTGGTGACCGCAGAGTTCCTCGAACACTCCCGGTCGGTCGGCAACGACCTGAGCACGCCGCGGCCGGAGTTCGGCTTTCCCGGGCTGCGGCCGGGTGATCGCTGGTGCGTGGTGGCGCTGCGGTGGCGGCTGGCCGCGGCTGCGGGCGCGCCGACGCCGGTGGTGCTCGCGGCCACGCATGAGCGTGCGCTGCAGGTCGTCCCGCTGGCCGAACTGCGGGCCCATGCCGTCGATGTCCCGGACGATCCGGGCGCGCTGTTGCGTTGA
- a CDS encoding aldo/keto reductase: protein MEYTRLGGTGLEVSRLCLGCMSYGEPDRGIQKWTLDEAASAAYFFEALDAGINFFDTANVYSDGSSEEITGRILLGATRRDDVVIATKVNSRMRPGPNGAGLSRKAILAEIDHSLRRLGTDYVDLYQIHRFDAATPIEETLEALHDVVKAGKARYLGASSMHTWQFVQAQYLAELHGWTRFVSMQNHYNLLYREEEREMIPFCVDQQIGLIPWSPMARGRLSRDPAAPVTGRAQADPLGTSLYVGDTAGAQAEAEIVDAVGAVAAARGVSRAQVALAWVLQNPAITAPIIGATKPGHLADATAALQLRLDDDERAALEASYRPRPVSGIDPPQRP from the coding sequence GTGGAGTACACCCGGCTGGGCGGCACCGGACTGGAGGTGTCGCGGTTGTGCCTGGGCTGCATGAGCTATGGCGAGCCGGACCGCGGCATCCAGAAGTGGACGCTGGACGAAGCCGCCAGCGCGGCGTACTTCTTCGAGGCGCTCGACGCCGGGATCAACTTCTTCGACACCGCGAACGTCTACTCCGACGGGTCGAGCGAGGAGATCACCGGCCGGATCCTGCTGGGCGCGACCCGGCGCGACGACGTCGTCATCGCGACCAAGGTGAACAGCCGGATGCGGCCGGGCCCGAACGGCGCCGGCCTGTCGCGCAAGGCGATCCTGGCCGAGATCGATCACAGTCTGCGCCGGCTCGGCACCGACTACGTCGACCTCTACCAGATCCACCGCTTCGACGCCGCAACCCCGATCGAAGAAACCCTCGAGGCGCTGCACGACGTGGTGAAGGCGGGCAAGGCCCGTTACCTGGGCGCCTCGTCGATGCACACCTGGCAGTTCGTACAGGCGCAGTATCTCGCGGAGCTGCACGGCTGGACCCGTTTCGTCAGCATGCAGAACCACTACAACCTGCTGTACCGGGAAGAAGAACGGGAAATGATTCCGTTCTGCGTCGATCAGCAGATCGGGCTGATCCCGTGGAGCCCGATGGCGCGCGGCCGGCTCAGCCGCGACCCGGCCGCACCCGTCACCGGCCGGGCCCAGGCGGATCCACTGGGCACCAGCCTGTACGTCGGTGACACTGCCGGTGCGCAGGCCGAAGCCGAGATCGTCGACGCCGTCGGTGCGGTAGCCGCCGCCCGCGGCGTCAGCCGGGCCCAGGTCGCGCTGGCGTGGGTGCTGCAGAACCCGGCCATCACCGCGCCGATCATCGGTGCGACCAAGCCGGGGCACCTCGCCGACGCGACGGCAGCGCTGCAGCTTCGACTGGACGACGACGAGCGAGCTGCACTCGAGGCGTCCTACCGGCCGCGCCCGGTCTCGGGTATCGATCCGCCGCAGCGCCCCTGA
- a CDS encoding DUF5130 family protein: MAAGEVFTADQHAELVRALDNATALAGVRFALYVGPLPAGRATAIARHAALPDAPDAVLVAVDTAGRIVEIVVGTHAVRALDDQACGLAVLSMTSSFSAGDVVGGLRTGIAQLADHARRPTVWHLDQP; encoded by the coding sequence GTGGCCGCTGGTGAGGTCTTCACCGCCGACCAGCACGCCGAGCTGGTTCGCGCACTCGACAACGCCACCGCCCTGGCCGGCGTGCGGTTCGCCCTCTACGTCGGTCCGCTGCCGGCCGGCCGGGCGACCGCAATCGCCCGGCACGCAGCGCTACCGGATGCGCCGGACGCGGTGCTCGTCGCCGTCGACACGGCCGGCCGCATAGTGGAGATCGTCGTGGGGACCCACGCTGTACGGGCACTGGACGACCAGGCCTGCGGGCTCGCCGTCTTGTCGATGACCTCGTCCTTCAGCGCCGGCGATGTCGTCGGCGGCCTGCGGACCGGCATCGCCCAACTCGCCGACCACGCTCGCCGGCCCACCGTCTGGCATCTCGACCAGCCCTGA
- the treY gene encoding malto-oligosyltrehalose synthase, which produces MRRERRREAPTATYRIQLGPDRDFAELAADVDHLHRLGVSHAYLSPVLQAAPGSQHGYDVIDHDRINDELGGEPGLRSAARALAKAGLGILLDVVPNHMALTTPESHNKVLWGALRDGAGSPYARWLDVDWDQERPLLMPVLGRRIDECLDAGEITVEPAGPAGELVVRYYDHVLPVAAGTEQLPLEELLAAQHYRLAYWRIADEELNYRRFFDVDTLMAVRMEDPEVFAATHRLVLALVEQNVVHGLRIDHPDGLADPGGYLRHLHEATAGCYVVVEKILVGDELLPQDWACDGTTGYDAMYRITNVFVDPAGEAVLRAGFREVAGVTDDWPAVAEQSRRDVLGGPLVAEVDRLAGLAFEICQHELRLRDHTRRGLTEAVVELLTAVPVYRVYVTPGTPAPAAAAAVLEHAATVAVAARPDRASEIALLVDLALARRGSDRRKDEFCRRFQQTTGPAVAKGVEDTATYRWFPLCCLNDVGSEPDVFGLTAPQLHRWAARRHRDWPLALTATSTHDAKRSEDVRARIAVLSEIPGEWTTTVRAWRDIVGTIAARAPEGLIGDERLDWLAWQTVVGAWPIDETRLREYLLKAAREAKLVTSWVAPVSEAEQAIADFVTALFADQQLVGSIGQVVARLHPGFVPNVLGQRLLALVLPGVVDIYQGCEIVSLRLVDPDNRHRPDPRDLAAAVERGLAAVPDPAADLDAAKARLTTLGLRLRRDEPELLGPDAAYQGLFATGAAADHLVAVARGDRVVGLVTRWALGLAAGGGWRDTRIALPRGRWYDGLTETEYVVGGEPVEVADLLHAWPVALLVRQDGA; this is translated from the coding sequence GTGAGGCGTGAGAGGCGGCGCGAAGCGCCGACCGCCACGTACCGGATCCAGCTGGGTCCGGACCGGGACTTCGCCGAACTGGCCGCGGACGTCGACCACCTGCACCGGCTCGGCGTCAGCCACGCCTACCTGTCGCCGGTGCTACAGGCGGCGCCCGGTTCGCAGCACGGCTACGACGTCATCGACCACGACCGCATCAACGACGAACTCGGTGGCGAGCCTGGGCTGCGTTCGGCGGCTCGCGCGCTGGCCAAAGCGGGCCTCGGCATCCTGCTGGACGTGGTTCCCAACCACATGGCGCTGACCACCCCGGAAAGCCACAACAAGGTGTTGTGGGGTGCGCTGCGTGACGGCGCCGGGTCGCCGTACGCCCGCTGGTTGGACGTCGACTGGGACCAGGAGCGCCCGCTGCTGATGCCGGTTCTCGGGCGTCGGATCGACGAATGCCTGGACGCCGGGGAGATCACCGTCGAACCGGCGGGCCCCGCCGGCGAACTCGTGGTCCGCTACTACGACCATGTGTTGCCGGTCGCCGCGGGCACCGAGCAGCTGCCGTTGGAAGAACTGCTCGCCGCGCAGCATTACCGGCTGGCCTATTGGCGTATCGCCGACGAAGAACTGAACTACCGCCGGTTCTTCGACGTGGACACCTTGATGGCGGTCCGGATGGAGGACCCGGAGGTGTTCGCGGCCACACACCGGCTGGTGCTGGCGCTGGTCGAGCAGAACGTGGTGCACGGTCTGCGGATCGATCACCCCGACGGCCTGGCCGATCCCGGCGGCTACCTGCGCCACCTGCACGAGGCGACGGCCGGTTGCTACGTCGTGGTGGAGAAGATCCTGGTCGGCGACGAGCTGCTGCCGCAGGACTGGGCCTGCGACGGTACGACCGGCTATGACGCGATGTACCGCATTACCAATGTGTTCGTCGACCCGGCCGGCGAGGCGGTGCTGCGAGCCGGGTTCCGCGAAGTCGCCGGGGTGACCGACGACTGGCCCGCAGTGGCCGAGCAGTCCCGTCGCGACGTGCTCGGCGGCCCGCTGGTCGCCGAGGTCGACCGGTTGGCCGGTCTGGCCTTCGAGATCTGCCAGCACGAACTACGGCTTCGGGACCACACCCGCCGCGGGCTGACCGAGGCGGTGGTCGAACTGCTGACCGCGGTCCCGGTCTACCGCGTGTACGTCACGCCCGGTACTCCCGCACCGGCCGCCGCCGCGGCGGTGCTTGAGCACGCCGCGACCGTCGCCGTGGCCGCCCGGCCCGACCGCGCCTCCGAGATCGCCTTGCTGGTCGACCTGGCGTTGGCGCGCCGCGGCAGCGACCGGCGCAAGGACGAGTTCTGCCGCCGGTTCCAGCAGACGACCGGCCCGGCCGTGGCCAAGGGCGTGGAGGACACCGCGACGTACCGATGGTTTCCGTTGTGCTGCCTCAATGACGTGGGCAGCGAGCCGGACGTCTTCGGGCTGACAGCGCCGCAGTTGCACCGGTGGGCAGCGCGCCGCCACCGGGACTGGCCCTTGGCACTCACCGCGACTTCGACACACGACGCCAAGCGCAGCGAGGACGTGCGCGCCAGAATCGCTGTGCTGTCGGAGATTCCGGGGGAGTGGACGACGACGGTACGGGCCTGGCGGGACATCGTCGGCACGATTGCGGCGCGCGCTCCGGAGGGCCTGATCGGCGACGAGCGGTTGGATTGGCTGGCCTGGCAGACGGTGGTCGGTGCCTGGCCGATCGACGAGACCCGGTTGCGGGAGTACCTGCTCAAGGCTGCCCGCGAGGCGAAACTGGTGACGTCGTGGGTGGCGCCGGTGAGCGAAGCCGAGCAGGCGATCGCGGACTTCGTCACGGCGTTGTTCGCCGACCAGCAGCTCGTCGGCAGCATCGGACAGGTCGTGGCACGGCTGCATCCCGGTTTCGTCCCCAATGTGCTCGGACAGCGGCTGCTGGCGTTGGTCCTGCCGGGCGTCGTGGACATCTACCAGGGCTGCGAGATCGTGTCGCTCCGGCTGGTCGATCCGGACAACCGGCACCGGCCGGATCCGCGGGACCTGGCCGCCGCGGTCGAACGCGGCTTGGCGGCCGTGCCGGATCCCGCCGCAGATCTGGATGCGGCCAAGGCGCGGCTGACGACGTTGGGCCTGCGGCTGCGCCGTGACGAGCCGGAGCTGCTCGGACCGGACGCGGCGTACCAGGGCCTGTTCGCCACCGGCGCGGCTGCTGATCATCTGGTGGCGGTGGCGCGGGGCGACCGGGTGGTCGGCCTGGTGACCCGCTGGGCGCTGGGCCTCGCGGCCGGCGGTGGGTGGCGCGACACACGGATCGCGCTGCCGCGGGGCCGCTGGTACGACGGACTCACCGAAACCGAGTACGTGGTGGGCGGCGAACCGGTCGAGGTCGCGGACCTTCTCCACGCGTGGCCGGTCGCCCTGCTGGTCCGGCAGGACGGCGCATGA